The following proteins are co-located in the Dyadobacter chenwenxiniae genome:
- a CDS encoding C40 family peptidase, whose protein sequence is MKNQITRCFHFTICTLALTILLTACDTLRKTPEKSNSSRHTPSRSSRSRGTVARRPPARTPARKPATTSKPTYSRPGDMSATAVPQVVQVARTYAGTPYRSGGNDKNGIDCSGLICSVYSEIGVKVPRISWQQSEFGQEVSSIKDIKPGDWLFFVPEAGKEGYVSHAGIVTDVRNQDEIIFIHASTSRGVREDNLFSNYFKGRFVKAMRPF, encoded by the coding sequence ATGAAGAACCAAATTACCCGTTGTTTCCATTTCACAATCTGCACGCTGGCATTAACCATACTTTTGACTGCCTGCGACACACTTCGCAAAACGCCGGAAAAATCAAACTCTTCACGACACACGCCTTCGAGATCATCCAGATCGCGCGGGACTGTTGCGCGCAGACCGCCCGCAAGAACGCCTGCCAGAAAACCCGCAACCACCTCGAAACCAACATATAGCAGACCCGGGGATATGTCGGCGACGGCAGTGCCGCAAGTTGTCCAGGTGGCCCGCACTTATGCCGGAACGCCTTATCGCTCGGGCGGGAATGACAAAAACGGCATTGATTGCTCCGGTCTGATCTGCTCTGTTTATTCAGAAATTGGTGTAAAAGTGCCGCGCATTTCCTGGCAGCAATCTGAATTTGGGCAGGAAGTGAGCAGCATTAAGGACATTAAGCCCGGTGACTGGCTGTTTTTTGTACCCGAAGCAGGAAAAGAAGGCTACGTATCTCATGCTGGCATTGTGACTGACGTCCGAAACCAGGACGAGATTATATTCATTCATGCTTCCACATCGCGAGGCGTGCGCGAAGACAATCTTTTTTCCAACTATTTCAAAGGCAGGTTCGTAAAGGCAATGCGGCCGTTCTAA
- a CDS encoding HAD family hydrolase: protein MKKEIAVIFDMDGVICHTNPYHSMAFREFFSKRDLSPTDEEFAMHMFGKSNSYILSHFLQRVIEGEELLQMENEKESLFRQIYEPHIDPIGGIVDFINDLHRNGVKLGVATSAPQANLDLILTEVPIRANLGSIMASENVKKHKPDPEVYLTSAKNLGVEPGQCVVFEDSFSGVSAAINAGMRVVGVLSSHVKEELPPCNLYIEDYREMSFQKIKDLF, encoded by the coding sequence ATGAAAAAAGAAATAGCAGTAATTTTTGATATGGATGGCGTGATCTGCCATACCAACCCTTACCACTCCATGGCGTTTCGCGAATTTTTTTCCAAACGCGACCTGTCACCCACCGACGAAGAGTTTGCGATGCATATGTTTGGCAAAAGCAACAGTTACATTCTTAGCCACTTCCTGCAAAGGGTCATCGAAGGGGAAGAGCTTTTGCAAATGGAAAATGAAAAGGAAAGTCTGTTTCGCCAAATCTACGAACCTCACATTGACCCGATTGGAGGGATAGTGGACTTTATCAATGACCTGCATAGGAATGGTGTAAAGCTGGGTGTGGCCACATCAGCGCCGCAAGCAAACCTGGACCTGATCCTTACAGAAGTCCCTATCCGGGCAAATTTAGGCTCCATTATGGCGAGTGAGAATGTGAAAAAGCACAAACCCGATCCCGAAGTGTATCTGACGAGCGCTAAAAATCTGGGTGTAGAGCCTGGTCAATGTGTTGTATTTGAAGATTCTTTTTCAGGCGTTTCAGCTGCGATCAATGCGGGAATGCGTGTGGTGGGCGTACTGAGCTCACACGTGAAGGAAGAATTGCCTCCCTGCAACCTTTATATTGAAGATTACAGGGAAATGTCTTTTCAAAAAATCAAAGACTTGTTCTGA
- a CDS encoding amidohydrolase family protein, with translation MKKVLLALTVTIGFTFVACAQEGGQITQPLGFEEYDPVSTLKVEEHITKRAKFPFIDVHNHQYQMPTQDLKALTKQMDELNMGIMVNLSGRGWSQEWEEGTATLKGSLENIAKNEPRRIAVFTNLQFKGFGEKDWSAKAVAQLEADVKMGAKGLKIYKSLGFSGIKDDKGNRVAVSDPRLQPVWRKCGELGIPVLIHTADVPSFWDPMDRYNERWLELKTHPNRRRGAKDPVPFDSLIAEQHHIFRSNPKTTFINAHMGWYPNNLKKLDSLMVVFPNMYVEIGAVIAELGRQPRAAKKFFDKYQDRVLFGKDSWVPAEYATYFRVLETEDEYFPYHKKYHAFWRMYGMGLSDEVLKKLYYKNALRIIPGLDKSLFPK, from the coding sequence ATGAAAAAAGTTCTCCTTGCCCTAACCGTTACCATTGGTTTTACATTCGTTGCATGTGCGCAGGAAGGCGGACAGATCACTCAACCGCTTGGTTTTGAGGAATATGATCCGGTTTCGACCTTGAAAGTGGAGGAGCACATTACAAAAAGGGCCAAGTTTCCTTTCATTGACGTTCACAACCATCAATACCAGATGCCTACGCAAGATCTGAAAGCGTTGACGAAGCAAATGGATGAGCTGAATATGGGCATAATGGTCAATTTGAGTGGTCGGGGATGGTCACAGGAATGGGAAGAAGGAACGGCGACGCTCAAAGGTTCGTTGGAAAATATAGCCAAAAATGAACCAAGGCGAATCGCTGTTTTCACCAATCTCCAGTTCAAAGGTTTTGGTGAGAAAGACTGGTCTGCGAAAGCAGTGGCGCAGTTGGAAGCAGATGTAAAAATGGGCGCGAAAGGACTAAAAATTTACAAAAGTCTGGGTTTTAGCGGCATAAAGGATGATAAGGGAAACCGTGTTGCAGTAAGCGATCCGCGCTTGCAACCTGTCTGGCGGAAATGTGGCGAGCTGGGCATTCCCGTTTTGATACACACAGCTGATGTGCCTTCATTCTGGGATCCGATGGACCGCTATAACGAACGCTGGCTTGAACTCAAAACCCATCCTAACCGGAGGCGCGGCGCAAAAGATCCCGTTCCTTTCGACTCGCTGATCGCAGAGCAACATCATATCTTCCGGAGCAACCCGAAAACAACATTCATTAATGCGCACATGGGCTGGTATCCGAATAACTTGAAGAAACTGGATAGCTTAATGGTCGTTTTTCCCAATATGTATGTGGAAATCGGCGCAGTGATTGCTGAGCTGGGCCGCCAGCCGAGAGCTGCGAAGAAGTTTTTTGATAAATACCAGGACAGGGTTTTATTCGGAAAAGATAGCTGGGTGCCTGCCGAATACGCGACCTATTTCAGGGTTTTGGAAACCGAGGATGAATATTTCCCTTATCACAAAAAATATCACGCGTTCTGGAGAATGTACGGGATGGGCCTTTCCGACGAAGTTTTGAAAAAACTTTATTATAAGAATGCGCTGAGAATTATCCCTGGCCTGGACAAAAGCCTTTTCCCGAAATAA
- a CDS encoding M23 family metallopeptidase — MHYHFRTMVRIGLLFSGLMGLCSLSLAQTQTYPKGYYQFPIRPGLANSLAGGLGDLRSNHFHAGLDIRTEQREGLNVYAAAEGYVYKVAVQRSGYGNVIYLRHPNGQTTVYGHLLKFSDSLAAYVREEQYKKQTFEIDLFPEAGKFSFKKGEIIALSGNTGGSAGPHLHFEIRDSKDNFLNPLYFGFNEIKDITPPKFVNLAIRPLDINGRVNGQFDRKVYSPIKLKDGSYRLPDTVSATGIIGIDMVAHDQMTGTGFRYGLQCIEIKMDGDEVFSYNIEIFPNTATRDYNNLIDYETEQKTGQRYLKCYVPDGNNFNLYKTNAINGKLNIADTLLHEVRVKITDSFENASELVFTIKGEPKNPPLPVYDVEINPEYIQTDVQENTLIVKAKYYRSAIPFATYYSNGKEVKKDPDFYASETAVFLTDLRTYTPDSVKIGKTTVKTYLRSQIFPAVASRYKAEKWSVDFRNTSIFDTLFLTGQQNFNALTINNRGTALKDYISVAFSPENVPENKEKTRVYRYLDGYYRFLGGTWVDNEIKFETRELGTFVIQADTIPPKIRLLEHSKDRIRGFIGDATSGVDHYKALVNGEWVLMNFDSKKGYIWSEKLDTAKPFEGELTLEVTDRAGNSTILQTELKDLPVARKKTKKRKR; from the coding sequence ATGCATTATCATTTCCGGACAATGGTCCGTATTGGTTTGTTATTTTCGGGCTTGATGGGCTTATGCTCGCTTTCCTTGGCTCAAACACAAACTTATCCAAAGGGTTATTATCAGTTTCCGATTAGGCCCGGGCTTGCCAATTCGCTGGCTGGCGGGCTGGGCGATTTGCGCAGCAACCACTTTCACGCCGGGTTGGACATTCGTACGGAGCAGCGCGAGGGGCTGAATGTGTACGCGGCTGCTGAGGGATATGTTTACAAAGTGGCTGTGCAGCGGAGTGGTTATGGCAATGTAATTTATTTGCGCCACCCCAATGGTCAGACAACGGTTTATGGGCATTTGCTGAAATTCAGCGATTCACTGGCGGCTTATGTGCGCGAGGAGCAGTATAAGAAGCAGACTTTCGAAATCGATCTTTTCCCGGAGGCAGGAAAATTCAGTTTTAAAAAGGGCGAAATCATAGCGCTTTCCGGCAACACAGGCGGTTCAGCAGGGCCGCATTTGCATTTCGAGATCCGCGATTCGAAGGACAATTTTTTAAACCCGTTGTATTTTGGATTCAATGAAATCAAAGACATCACGCCTCCCAAATTTGTCAATCTGGCGATCAGGCCGCTGGACATTAACGGGCGGGTGAATGGTCAGTTTGATCGGAAGGTTTATTCGCCCATTAAGCTGAAAGACGGCTCTTACCGGCTTCCTGATACGGTTTCTGCAACGGGCATCATTGGCATTGATATGGTGGCGCACGACCAAATGACCGGCACAGGGTTCCGTTATGGTTTGCAATGCATTGAGATCAAAATGGATGGGGATGAAGTGTTTTCTTATAACATTGAGATTTTTCCAAACACGGCAACAAGAGATTATAACAACCTTATAGACTACGAAACGGAGCAGAAAACCGGGCAGCGTTATCTGAAATGCTACGTTCCCGATGGCAATAATTTTAATTTATATAAAACAAATGCGATCAATGGTAAGCTGAACATTGCGGATACATTGCTGCATGAAGTGCGTGTCAAGATCACGGATTCCTTTGAAAATGCCTCAGAGCTGGTTTTTACAATCAAAGGAGAGCCGAAAAATCCGCCGCTTCCGGTGTATGATGTTGAAATAAACCCTGAATACATTCAAACAGACGTGCAGGAAAATACATTGATCGTGAAGGCAAAGTATTATCGGAGCGCTATTCCGTTTGCGACTTATTATTCCAATGGTAAGGAAGTGAAAAAAGATCCGGATTTTTATGCAAGCGAGACAGCGGTTTTCTTAACAGATTTGAGAACATATACTCCTGATTCAGTGAAAATCGGAAAAACGACTGTGAAGACTTACCTGAGAAGTCAGATTTTCCCCGCCGTTGCGTCCCGTTATAAGGCTGAAAAATGGTCCGTAGATTTCCGGAATACGAGCATATTTGACACATTGTTCCTGACCGGACAGCAGAATTTCAACGCATTAACCATCAACAACCGTGGAACTGCGCTTAAAGATTACATTTCTGTTGCATTTTCGCCAGAGAACGTCCCTGAAAACAAGGAAAAAACACGCGTTTACCGTTATCTAGACGGTTACTACCGGTTTTTAGGCGGCACCTGGGTAGATAACGAGATCAAATTTGAAACCAGAGAGCTTGGAACGTTTGTGATCCAGGCTGACACCATTCCACCAAAGATCCGGCTTTTGGAGCATAGTAAGGACAGGATCCGCGGATTTATCGGTGACGCAACTTCTGGTGTGGACCATTATAAAGCATTGGTCAACGGTGAATGGGTGCTGATGAATTTTGATTCCAAAAAAGGCTACATCTGGTCAGAAAAGCTGGATACTGCAAAGCCTTTTGAAGGCGAACTAACGCTGGAAGTGACCGATAGGGCAGGAAATAGTACTATCTTGCAAACCGAATTGAAAGATCTGCCGGTTGCGCGGAAAAAAACGAAAAAACGAAAAAGGTAA
- a CDS encoding transketolase family protein, which yields MKKYTFTEKKDTRSGFGAGMHVLGQQNPNVVALCADLVGSLKLEPFIKENPDRFIQCGISEANMIGVSAGLTIGGKIPFATTFANFATGRVYDQIRQSVAYSNKNVKICASHAGLTLGEDGATHQILEDLGMMKMLPGMTVINPCDYNQTKAATIAIADYEGPVYLRFGRPVIPVFTDADQKFEIGKAWMVNEGTDVSIFATGHMVWEAIQAGELLEAEGINAEIINIHTIKPLDEEAILKSVEKTGCVVTAEEHNRIGGLGDSVAQVLVKNKLVPQEYVAVNDSFGESGTPTQLMEKYGLTAKHIVEAAKRAIERKK from the coding sequence ATGAAAAAATACACCTTCACTGAGAAGAAAGATACACGTTCGGGCTTTGGGGCCGGAATGCATGTGTTGGGGCAGCAGAATCCAAACGTTGTGGCACTTTGTGCTGACCTGGTTGGTTCGCTGAAACTCGAACCATTTATAAAAGAAAATCCGGACCGTTTTATCCAATGCGGTATTTCGGAAGCCAATATGATCGGCGTTTCTGCCGGTTTGACCATAGGCGGCAAAATCCCTTTTGCTACAACGTTCGCAAACTTCGCGACTGGCCGTGTTTATGACCAGATCCGTCAAAGCGTTGCTTATTCCAACAAAAATGTAAAAATCTGTGCTTCACACGCAGGACTTACATTGGGTGAGGATGGCGCTACACACCAGATCCTTGAAGATCTTGGAATGATGAAAATGTTGCCAGGAATGACGGTTATCAACCCTTGCGACTATAACCAGACAAAAGCGGCTACCATCGCGATTGCGGATTACGAAGGTCCGGTTTACCTGCGTTTCGGACGTCCGGTAATTCCGGTTTTCACAGATGCTGATCAGAAATTCGAGATCGGTAAGGCGTGGATGGTGAATGAAGGAACCGATGTGAGCATTTTCGCAACAGGCCATATGGTTTGGGAAGCGATCCAGGCAGGTGAACTTTTAGAAGCAGAAGGCATCAATGCTGAGATCATTAACATTCACACCATTAAGCCATTAGACGAAGAGGCGATCCTGAAATCTGTTGAAAAAACAGGTTGCGTTGTGACTGCTGAAGAGCATAACCGCATTGGTGGATTGGGCGACAGCGTTGCACAGGTTTTGGTTAAAAACAAACTTGTTCCTCAGGAATACGTTGCGGTGAACGACAGCTTTGGAGAAAGCGGAACGCCTACACAACTGATGGAAAAATACGGCTTGACAGCGAAGCACATTGTGGAAGCTGCTAAACGTGCAATCGAAAGAAAAAAATAG
- a CDS encoding tetratricopeptide repeat protein codes for MQNTLRFLFFFTLIISPLSASAQLLNDPASLKNVQNSLDKIYNYEFDQAQVFMDQVSKKYPNHPVSYILDSFVLFWKHLPIKDNPTKSKEYIHKLDQCLDAINKKFGKNSLDPEAVFYTMVARGYMAMMYNYNGEMMNAAGEGKKAYNAFTEGLKLINKNPEFYFTSGMYNYYVEVYPEEHPMVKPLLVFFKSGDKALGLRQIDNATKVGTITRAEANFYISHIYLKYESKPEKAVYYMDRLTELYPKNPVFMMKNIESLLLSGKYDQAGKELTALKKVNHGFYPVAWRTFQGIMDEKHEKNDASAQREYLLALKTPHDDQYTKEYHAMAYAGLARISARAGNKGKAKDYYKKCLGKAEYRSVIKEAKAFK; via the coding sequence ATGCAAAATACGCTTCGATTTCTTTTCTTTTTTACACTGATAATTTCTCCGCTTTCAGCTTCCGCACAGCTTTTGAACGACCCTGCGTCATTGAAAAACGTTCAGAACAGTCTGGATAAAATATACAATTACGAGTTTGATCAAGCCCAGGTTTTCATGGACCAGGTTAGTAAAAAGTATCCTAATCACCCCGTTTCGTACATTCTGGATTCGTTTGTCCTGTTTTGGAAACATTTGCCCATTAAGGATAACCCCACCAAATCCAAAGAATACATTCATAAACTGGATCAATGTCTGGACGCCATTAATAAGAAATTTGGCAAGAACAGTCTCGATCCTGAGGCGGTTTTTTACACCATGGTCGCGCGCGGTTACATGGCCATGATGTACAATTATAATGGTGAAATGATGAATGCGGCAGGGGAGGGCAAAAAGGCGTATAATGCTTTTACAGAGGGATTGAAATTGATCAATAAGAATCCGGAATTCTACTTTACCTCGGGGATGTATAACTATTATGTTGAAGTGTATCCCGAAGAACATCCCATGGTGAAACCGCTGCTGGTTTTCTTTAAAAGTGGGGATAAGGCATTGGGGTTAAGGCAAATAGACAACGCTACGAAAGTAGGGACAATAACCCGCGCAGAAGCTAATTTTTATATTTCTCACATTTATCTTAAATACGAGTCCAAGCCTGAAAAGGCTGTTTACTATATGGATAGACTGACAGAGTTGTATCCAAAAAACCCGGTGTTTATGATGAAAAACATCGAATCGCTACTGCTGTCGGGTAAATACGATCAGGCAGGCAAAGAACTTACTGCATTGAAAAAAGTAAATCACGGTTTTTATCCTGTGGCGTGGCGAACATTCCAGGGCATTATGGATGAGAAACATGAAAAAAATGACGCTTCCGCCCAGCGCGAATATTTGCTCGCATTAAAAACACCGCATGACGATCAATACACGAAAGAATATCACGCGATGGCCTATGCGGGGTTAGCCAGGATTTCTGCCAGAGCCGGAAATAAAGGGAAAGCCAAGGACTATTATAAAAAATGTCTCGGAAAAGCGGAGTACAGATCTGTGATTAAGGAGGCAAAAGCCTTTAAGTGA
- the ispF gene encoding 2-C-methyl-D-erythritol 2,4-cyclodiphosphate synthase, protein MFPFRVGQGYDVHQLVEGRPFWLGGILIPHSHGAKGHSDADVVCHVMCDALLGAANMRNIGYHFSDKDLQWKGVDSKILLAKVMEMIRGKGFEVGNVDVTIVLQNPKLNPHIPDMKACLSSVTQISEDNISIKATTSEHLGFVGREEGIAAHCVALLYLPSIFPLSQDH, encoded by the coding sequence ATGTTTCCGTTCCGAGTTGGCCAGGGTTATGATGTGCATCAGTTGGTAGAAGGCAGGCCGTTTTGGCTTGGAGGGATATTGATCCCACATTCCCACGGTGCAAAAGGTCATTCAGATGCGGATGTAGTTTGCCACGTAATGTGCGACGCGTTGCTGGGAGCCGCAAATATGCGCAACATTGGTTATCATTTCTCAGACAAAGATCTCCAGTGGAAAGGCGTTGACAGCAAAATTTTATTGGCCAAGGTGATGGAAATGATACGCGGAAAAGGCTTCGAAGTGGGCAATGTGGACGTCACCATCGTTCTGCAGAACCCAAAACTCAACCCGCACATTCCTGACATGAAAGCATGCCTTTCATCAGTCACCCAAATTTCCGAAGATAACATTTCAATCAAAGCAACCACTTCCGAACATTTAGGATTCGTCGGACGCGAAGAAGGAATCGCTGCCCATTGCGTTGCATTGCTATATTTGCCGAGTATTTTCCCACTAAGCCAGGATCATTAA
- the bcp gene encoding thioredoxin-dependent thiol peroxidase yields the protein MGLQVGDPAPAFSAKDQDGNEVKLSDFKGEKLILYFYPKDDTPGCTAQSCNLRDNYDVLLKRGYKVLGVSVDDEKSHRKFIKKYNLPFPLLADTDQKLVNDYGVWGEKKLFGREYMGIIRTTFVIDEKAVIEEVVQKVDTENHTDQILNKSE from the coding sequence ATGGGACTTCAAGTTGGCGATCCCGCCCCCGCATTTTCTGCGAAAGATCAGGATGGTAATGAGGTGAAACTTTCTGATTTTAAAGGAGAAAAACTCATTCTTTACTTTTATCCAAAGGACGATACTCCCGGCTGCACGGCACAGTCATGCAATCTTCGCGACAATTATGATGTTCTTTTAAAGCGGGGTTATAAAGTGCTTGGCGTGAGTGTGGATGACGAGAAATCGCACAGGAAATTTATCAAAAAATATAACCTTCCCTTCCCATTACTGGCTGATACTGACCAGAAATTGGTAAATGATTACGGAGTTTGGGGTGAAAAGAAATTATTCGGCCGTGAATATATGGGTATCATCCGCACAACATTCGTCATTGATGAAAAGGCCGTGATCGAAGAAGTGGTTCAGAAAGTGGACACGGAAAATCACACTGATCAAATTCTTAACAAAAGTGAATAA
- a CDS encoding fumarylacetoacetate hydrolase family protein has translation MKIICVGRNYTEHIAELNNEKPDAPVIFLKPETAQIRPGEPFFYPDFSKDVHYEVELVIKINRVGKNIEERFAHKYYDEIGVGIDFTARDLQSELKSKGLPWELAKAFNGSAPVSEFVPISDFEDIQNLNFSLDVNGETRQNGNSSMMLYRIDYLISFVSKYFMLKKGDLIFTGTPKGVGPVQIGDKLTASIEGKKMLELFVR, from the coding sequence ATGAAAATTATTTGTGTAGGAAGGAATTATACCGAGCATATTGCTGAATTAAATAACGAAAAACCGGACGCTCCCGTAATTTTTTTGAAGCCTGAAACGGCACAGATCAGACCCGGCGAACCATTCTTTTATCCTGATTTTTCAAAAGATGTGCATTATGAAGTGGAGCTTGTCATAAAGATAAACCGGGTAGGGAAGAACATTGAAGAGCGGTTTGCACACAAATATTATGACGAGATCGGAGTGGGCATCGACTTCACTGCGAGAGACCTGCAATCTGAATTGAAGAGCAAGGGCTTACCCTGGGAATTAGCGAAAGCATTCAATGGCTCAGCACCGGTTTCAGAATTTGTTCCTATATCGGATTTTGAAGACATTCAAAACTTAAATTTTAGTCTGGATGTGAATGGCGAGACGCGCCAGAATGGTAATTCGTCGATGATGCTTTACCGCATTGATTACCTTATTTCTTTTGTTTCCAAATATTTTATGCTCAAAAAAGGGGACCTGATTTTCACAGGAACACCAAAAGGCGTCGGGCCTGTGCAGATCGGCGACAAGCTTACTGCGTCTATTGAGGGCAAGAAGATGCTTGAATTATTCGTTAGGTAA